The following DNA comes from Tunturibacter psychrotolerans.
TCCGACTACCAAACCATCGTGGCTACCTTCTACGACGATCGTAACTACGAGGTGGCATGGACCCGTGACGGCGCACCAACCGCCTCCGCGAAGGGCTTTATTCAGGCCTTTCAGGACGCCGCATCGAAGGGCCTGATTCCTGAAGACTACGACGCCCCACGCTGGGCTGATCGCGTTCAGGCGCTCAACAGCAAGTCCGACGACGCGATCTCGCTCTTCGACGTAGCCATGACGGTGAACGTCATGCGTTATATCTCCGATCTGCGCATCGGCCGCGTCAATCCGTCGCGTTTCAACTTCGAGATTCCCGTTCAAGACAAGAAGTACGACCTTGCGGAGTTCGTCTCTGACAACGCCGTCGACGCTACCGATGTGCCGAAACTCATAGCCGGCGTCGAGCCTGACTCTGATCAGTACCGCCAGACCGAAGCCGCGCTGGCACACTACATGGATCTCGCCAAGCAGCAGGGCGAAGCGCATGCTGACCCACTGCCAACAGTTCCGAAGGCAATCTCGGTGGGTGGGAGTTACGCGGCGCTGCCTGCTCTTCTCGCGAGACTCCAACTCGAAGGCGATGCGGAGGCCGGCGCCACACTGTCTTCTCCGAACACGACGACGTTCGACTCCTCGTTGTCTGATGCGGTAAAGCACTATCAGCATCGCCACGGCTTCACCGAAGATGGCAAGCTTACGCCGCAGACGATCCAATCGCTTAACGTACCGATGGACTTTCGCGTGGCGCAATTGCAGGATTCGCTCGAACGCTGGCGCTGGCTCCCCGAGCCATACCTGCATGCGCGGTTGATGGTGAATCTTCCTGAGTTCGTGCTACGCGGCTTTGATCCCGATCACAAGCTCGACTTCACCATGCGCGTTGTCGTAGGCAAGGTGATGGGGCAGCACGAAACGCCCGTATTCACGCACATGATGAAGTACCTTGTCTTCCGGCCTTACTGGAGTGTTCCGGTCGACATCGCGCGCAAAGAACTGGTGCCGCACATGGAGGCCAGCCACGGCTATCTTGCGAGCAAGAACTTCGAGGTGACCAACAACAAGGGCATTCTCCAAACCGACTACACCGCCAAACAGGTCGCACAAGGTGCTGTGATGGTGCGCGAGAAGCCTGGCCCGAAGAACTCACTCGGCCTGGTTAAATTCATCTTCCCCAATCAGTACGACATCTATCTGCACTCCACGCCGGCTGTCTCTCTTTTCGATCAGACTCGACGCGACTTCAGCCATGGTTGCATCCGAGTGCAGAAGCCCGCCGACCTCGCCGCGTGGGTGTTGCAGGGACAGGGCGACTGGGATCTCGAAAAGGTGCAGGAGGCGATGAACAGCGGCCCGGACAACAAGACCGTCAGCCTCAAAACTCCACTGCCGATCGTGATCTTCTACTTGACGGCTATCGTTGAGGACGGCGCAGAGGTCCACTTCTTCGACGACATCTACGGCTACGACTCCGAGATGCAGAAGGTCTTCTCCAAAGGCCCACCCTACCCGATCAAGCCCCAGCCCATCGTGCCGAAGACCAAGGAGGGCGACACGGTTTAGAAGCAATGTACACTGCTGTCCTGATACAGGAGTTCAAGCGGATG
Coding sequences within:
- a CDS encoding L,D-transpeptidase family protein, translated to MIKVSLRSAGTMSALIVLLLVSGCHRHRKSKSQPNTTAYADKLHEMVEKKVLPPEKVDTTKVPNLRWPNFSDYQTIVATFYDDRNYEVAWTRDGAPTASAKGFIQAFQDAASKGLIPEDYDAPRWADRVQALNSKSDDAISLFDVAMTVNVMRYISDLRIGRVNPSRFNFEIPVQDKKYDLAEFVSDNAVDATDVPKLIAGVEPDSDQYRQTEAALAHYMDLAKQQGEAHADPLPTVPKAISVGGSYAALPALLARLQLEGDAEAGATLSSPNTTTFDSSLSDAVKHYQHRHGFTEDGKLTPQTIQSLNVPMDFRVAQLQDSLERWRWLPEPYLHARLMVNLPEFVLRGFDPDHKLDFTMRVVVGKVMGQHETPVFTHMMKYLVFRPYWSVPVDIARKELVPHMEASHGYLASKNFEVTNNKGILQTDYTAKQVAQGAVMVREKPGPKNSLGLVKFIFPNQYDIYLHSTPAVSLFDQTRRDFSHGCIRVQKPADLAAWVLQGQGDWDLEKVQEAMNSGPDNKTVSLKTPLPIVIFYLTAIVEDGAEVHFFDDIYGYDSEMQKVFSKGPPYPIKPQPIVPKTKEGDTV